One window from the genome of Thermithiobacillus plumbiphilus encodes:
- the rimP gene encoding ribosome maturation factor RimP, whose amino-acid sequence AFKPYNIARLKSGPCARFFVLALERIMRTVENGNDLENLFRPTVERMGYELVDIEFVRSGRQPLLRLYIGSPQGITVDDCAAVSRQIGALLDVEDVISSAYLLEVSSPGLDRPLKRPEDFERFAGHQVSLRLHLPMDGQRRFVGELLGLQQDCVLLKVDQDIKRFPLADVAKARLVPEL is encoded by the coding sequence GGCCTTCAAGCCCTATAATATAGCGCGATTGAAAAGTGGGCCTTGTGCCCGCTTTTTTGTTTTAGCCCTGGAGAGGATCATGCGCACAGTCGAGAACGGCAATGACCTTGAAAATCTCTTTCGGCCTACTGTGGAGCGAATGGGTTACGAGCTGGTCGACATCGAATTCGTTCGCTCTGGCCGCCAGCCGCTACTGAGGCTCTATATTGGTTCTCCTCAAGGCATCACTGTGGATGACTGCGCGGCCGTAAGCCGGCAGATCGGAGCACTGCTTGATGTCGAAGATGTGATTTCGAGCGCTTATCTTCTTGAGGTATCGAGTCCTGGGCTGGATCGACCCTTGAAAAGACCGGAAGATTTCGAGCGGTTCGCTGGTCATCAGGTCAGTTTACGCTTGCACTTGCCCATGGATGGGCAGCGCCGGTTTGTTGGTGAGTTACTTGGCCTGCAACAGGACTGCGTGCTGCTGAAGGTGGATCAGGATATCAAGCGCTTTCCTCTGGCAGATGTTGCGAAAGCCCGGTTGGTGCCGGAGCTGTGA
- the nusA gene encoding transcription termination factor NusA, translated as MSREILFVADAVAREKGVDKEVIFQALEAALVSASKKKYGQDLSIQVSIDRKTGEYCTVRTWDVVADEDAVTQPESQLTLEEAQKRKPGASVGDVLQETLPAVDFGRIAAQTAKQVIVQKVREAERDQVVADFSLRRGELISGVVKRMERGSAIIDLGRTEALLPREEMIPRESIRPGDRIRAYLQDVRRTQRGPQLFLSRTAPEFLLKLFTLEVPEISNGMVELKGAARDPGVRAKIAVRSNESKIDPVGACVGMRGSRVQAITNELAGERVDIVIWAADPATFVINALSPAEVSSIVVDEDLHSMDVVVDPEQLSQAIGRGGQNVRLASQLTGWEINILTETEAGEKREKEQATYCQLFIDELDVDEDLAAVLVQEGFTSVEEVAYVPVSEMLQIEGFDEDIVNELRRRARDVLLNRAIAQEEQVELSEPAADLLSLDGMNEPLAHLLASKGVKTAEDLAELGVEELQELTEIDAEKAKRLIMAARAPWFAEPAE; from the coding sequence ATGAGTCGAGAAATACTGTTTGTGGCAGATGCGGTCGCCCGTGAGAAAGGGGTGGACAAGGAGGTCATCTTTCAAGCGCTGGAAGCCGCGCTGGTATCCGCTTCCAAGAAGAAATATGGTCAGGACCTTTCCATCCAGGTCAGTATCGACCGTAAAACCGGCGAGTATTGCACGGTCCGCACCTGGGATGTCGTGGCAGACGAGGATGCCGTTACACAGCCGGAGTCGCAGTTGACACTGGAGGAGGCGCAAAAGCGCAAACCCGGTGCCAGTGTTGGTGATGTGCTGCAGGAAACACTGCCTGCCGTGGATTTTGGACGCATTGCCGCGCAGACCGCCAAGCAGGTGATCGTTCAGAAAGTGAGAGAGGCGGAACGCGACCAGGTCGTGGCGGACTTCTCATTGCGTCGCGGCGAGCTCATCAGTGGCGTGGTCAAGCGCATGGAGCGCGGTAGTGCCATCATTGATCTTGGTCGTACCGAGGCCTTGCTGCCGCGTGAAGAAATGATTCCGCGCGAGTCGATCCGACCCGGCGATCGCATCCGCGCTTATCTGCAGGATGTCCGGCGTACCCAGCGTGGTCCGCAGCTCTTTCTTTCCCGCACCGCGCCAGAGTTCCTGCTCAAGCTCTTCACCCTGGAAGTTCCGGAAATTTCCAATGGCATGGTGGAGCTCAAGGGCGCCGCCCGTGATCCTGGCGTCAGGGCGAAGATCGCGGTCCGCTCAAACGAGTCAAAGATAGATCCGGTGGGGGCCTGTGTAGGCATGCGGGGCAGCCGCGTGCAGGCCATCACCAATGAACTGGCCGGCGAGCGCGTGGATATCGTGATCTGGGCTGCAGATCCTGCGACCTTTGTCATCAACGCGCTCTCTCCCGCAGAAGTCTCCAGCATTGTCGTGGATGAGGATCTGCACAGCATGGATGTCGTGGTGGATCCGGAACAGCTGTCCCAGGCCATTGGCCGCGGCGGGCAGAATGTCCGGCTGGCCAGTCAGCTGACCGGGTGGGAAATCAACATTCTCACCGAAACCGAAGCTGGCGAGAAGCGCGAGAAGGAACAGGCCACATACTGTCAGCTCTTCATCGATGAACTGGATGTGGATGAGGATCTTGCTGCGGTTCTCGTGCAGGAAGGTTTTACCAGCGTGGAAGAGGTCGCCTATGTGCCTGTCTCGGAAATGTTGCAGATCGAGGGCTTTGATGAGGATATCGTCAATGAGCTGCGACGCCGGGCGCGTGATGTGCTCCTGAATCGGGCAATCGCGCAGGAAGAACAGGTTGAACTGAGTGAGCCTGCCGCCGATCTGTTATCACTGGATGGCATGAATGAGCCGCTTGCACATCTCCTTGCCAGCAAGGGGGTGAAGACGGCCGAGGATCTGGCTGAGCTCGGCGTTGAGGAGTTGCAGGAACTGACAGAAATTGATGCAGAAAAGGCTAAAAGGCTTATTATGGCCGCTCGGGCCCCGTGGTTTGCGGAACCCGCCGAGTAA
- the infB gene encoding translation initiation factor IF-2: MSLVTVASFAEELSMSAPRLLEQLRAAGVEKRAAEDPLSEEDKRQLLSFLRKTHGESAAAAGPRKITLKRTSTTQIKQTGVSGKARTVKVEVRKQKVYVKRDSVVADEEVRPGEDLPQENTAVETAGDEMMAVTHEAAQGEATAQETSDAVMADQTTPESAAENEADAVTASDTGDLPAAADAASAAQNPEAKAAVQETAVAPAAAPAAPRSDAGARTAGAAQRPAAAPAPASKGKPKKPAGRSFEEEERLRKGGKKFGRSAATLADDASQMRRRKDARKRDRDRDQLHGFERPTKPIIHEVAIPETITVAELASRMAVKATEVIRQMMKLGTMATINQVIDQETAAIVVEEMGHTARLVQVETPEDMLLDRNGGEIAGSPRPPVVTVMGHVDHGKTSLLDRIREARVAAGEAGGITQHIGAYHVQTEKGTVTFLDTPGHEAFTAMRARGAKVTDIVILVVAADDGVMPQTIEAVNHAKAAEVPIVVAVNKIDKPAADPDRVKQELSNYGVLAEDWGGDTQFIPVSAKTGDHIDDLLDAVLLQAEVMELRAPEQGPAHGVVIESRLDRGRGPVATILVKTGTLNLGDVILAGAEFGRVRAMHDDRGAAIKSAGPSIPVEVLGLSNAPAVGEEVVVVADERKAREIALFRQGKFREVKLANSQKAKLDQMFEQMQEGQVNTLNLVIKADVQGSAEALRDSLERLSTSEVRVHVIHSGVGGITETDVNLASASQAVVIGFNVRADASARRLVEQEGVDVHYYNVIYDAVNEIKAAMSGMLAPEIRENVLGHAQIRQVFRVPKAGAIAGCMITDGVIRRGAHARVLRDSVVIFSGDFDSLRRFKDDVREVREGFECGIGLKNFNDIKEGDVIEAYETVEVARTI, from the coding sequence ATGTCTTTGGTAACAGTCGCAAGTTTTGCAGAAGAGCTAAGCATGTCTGCACCCAGGTTGCTGGAGCAGTTGCGGGCTGCTGGCGTAGAAAAACGCGCTGCGGAGGACCCCCTTTCTGAGGAAGACAAGCGGCAGCTCCTGAGCTTTCTCCGGAAAACCCATGGCGAATCCGCCGCGGCTGCAGGGCCCCGGAAAATCACCCTGAAACGTACCAGCACCACGCAGATCAAGCAGACCGGGGTTTCCGGCAAGGCCCGTACGGTCAAGGTGGAAGTCCGCAAGCAAAAGGTTTACGTCAAGCGTGATTCGGTCGTGGCGGATGAGGAAGTCAGGCCCGGCGAGGATCTACCGCAGGAAAACACTGCAGTGGAGACGGCTGGCGATGAAATGATGGCTGTTACCCATGAAGCAGCGCAGGGTGAAGCCACGGCGCAGGAGACGTCTGACGCCGTAATGGCTGATCAGACCACGCCGGAGTCCGCCGCAGAAAACGAGGCGGATGCTGTGACTGCTTCAGATACCGGAGATCTTCCTGCCGCAGCGGATGCCGCGTCGGCGGCGCAGAATCCGGAAGCTAAGGCAGCTGTTCAGGAAACCGCTGTTGCGCCTGCTGCGGCCCCAGCTGCTCCGCGCAGCGATGCGGGCGCCAGGACTGCCGGTGCCGCGCAGCGGCCGGCCGCTGCTCCTGCGCCGGCCAGCAAGGGTAAACCAAAGAAACCTGCGGGACGCAGCTTCGAGGAAGAGGAGCGCCTTCGCAAGGGGGGGAAGAAATTCGGCAGGTCTGCCGCGACGCTGGCTGACGATGCGAGCCAGATGCGCCGGCGCAAGGATGCCCGTAAGCGGGACCGTGACCGTGATCAGCTTCATGGTTTCGAAAGACCGACCAAGCCGATCATTCACGAGGTCGCCATCCCTGAAACCATCACCGTGGCAGAACTGGCCAGCCGTATGGCCGTGAAGGCAACCGAGGTCATCCGGCAGATGATGAAGCTCGGTACCATGGCGACCATCAATCAGGTCATCGATCAGGAAACGGCAGCCATCGTGGTCGAGGAGATGGGACATACCGCCCGCCTGGTTCAGGTGGAAACCCCTGAGGATATGTTGCTGGATCGGAATGGTGGCGAGATTGCCGGCAGCCCCCGGCCACCGGTCGTTACCGTGATGGGCCATGTCGATCATGGCAAGACCTCCTTGCTGGACCGGATCCGCGAGGCCCGTGTTGCTGCCGGTGAGGCGGGTGGCATCACCCAGCATATCGGTGCCTATCACGTGCAGACCGAGAAGGGTACCGTGACCTTCCTGGATACGCCCGGCCATGAGGCCTTTACCGCCATGCGGGCTCGTGGCGCCAAGGTCACCGACATCGTGATCCTTGTGGTCGCAGCCGATGATGGGGTCATGCCGCAGACCATCGAAGCAGTCAACCATGCCAAGGCGGCTGAGGTGCCTATCGTGGTGGCGGTCAACAAGATCGACAAGCCAGCCGCTGATCCTGACCGGGTCAAGCAGGAACTGAGCAACTATGGCGTCTTGGCCGAAGACTGGGGTGGTGATACGCAGTTCATTCCCGTATCCGCCAAGACCGGTGACCATATCGACGACTTGCTTGACGCCGTTCTGCTGCAGGCGGAAGTGATGGAGCTAAGGGCGCCGGAGCAGGGACCGGCGCATGGTGTGGTCATCGAGTCCCGGCTTGATCGTGGCCGCGGTCCGGTGGCAACCATTCTGGTCAAGACCGGCACCCTGAATCTGGGCGATGTCATCCTTGCCGGTGCGGAATTCGGTCGTGTTCGCGCCATGCACGATGACCGGGGGGCGGCCATCAAGTCCGCTGGCCCGAGTATTCCTGTGGAGGTCCTTGGTCTTTCCAATGCTCCGGCCGTGGGTGAAGAGGTCGTGGTGGTTGCGGATGAGCGCAAGGCCCGCGAGATTGCCCTGTTCAGACAGGGCAAGTTCCGCGAGGTCAAGCTTGCCAACAGCCAGAAGGCCAAGCTGGACCAGATGTTCGAGCAGATGCAGGAAGGGCAGGTCAATACCCTGAACCTGGTCATCAAGGCGGACGTACAAGGCTCGGCAGAAGCCTTGCGTGATTCGCTGGAACGTCTGTCCACGAGCGAGGTCCGAGTACATGTGATTCACAGCGGTGTCGGTGGCATCACGGAAACGGACGTGAATCTGGCCAGCGCTTCGCAGGCTGTCGTCATTGGATTCAATGTCCGGGCCGATGCATCCGCCCGTCGTCTGGTCGAGCAGGAAGGCGTGGATGTTCATTATTACAATGTCATCTACGATGCCGTCAACGAGATCAAGGCCGCCATGAGCGGCATGCTGGCCCCCGAGATCCGGGAAAATGTGCTTGGCCATGCCCAGATCCGGCAGGTGTTCAGGGTTCCCAAGGCGGGCGCCATTGCCGGTTGTATGATCACCGATGGCGTGATCAGGCGCGGTGCCCATGCCCGGGTGCTCCGGGATTCGGTGGTGATATTCTCGGGAGACTTCGACTCCCTGCGCCGCTTCAAGGATGACGTCCGCGAGGTGCGCGAAGGATTCGAGTGTGGTATCGGCCTGAAGAATTTCAACGATATCAAGGAGGGCGATGTGATCGAAGCTTATGAAACGGTAGAGGTCGCTCGCACAATCTGA
- the rbfA gene encoding 30S ribosome-binding factor RbfA: protein MPKEFSRSRRVGHLLQQEIAAILPEVRDVRAGQGILPTISGVDLSPDMKSARIFFSVMTGPEHAEDVRQALQNASGYIRHQLGRRLDLRRIPNLVFAYDTSFDEGAHMSRLLHDARRMSDQDEVDE, encoded by the coding sequence ATGCCCAAGGAATTTAGCCGTTCACGGCGGGTTGGCCACCTGCTGCAGCAGGAGATTGCCGCGATACTGCCCGAGGTCCGTGATGTACGGGCCGGACAGGGCATTCTCCCCACCATCAGTGGCGTGGATCTGTCACCGGACATGAAGTCGGCCCGCATCTTCTTCAGCGTGATGACGGGACCGGAGCACGCAGAGGATGTGCGCCAGGCCCTGCAGAATGCCAGTGGATACATACGCCACCAGCTCGGCAGGCGGCTTGATCTGCGCCGCATTCCAAACCTTGTCTTTGCCTATGACACGAGCTTCGACGAGGGCGCGCATATGTCGCGCCTGCTGCATGATGCCCGGCGGATGTCAGACCAGGATGAGGTGGATGAGTGA
- the truB gene encoding tRNA pseudouridine(55) synthase TruB: MALAPEQVVKDGILLLDKPLGISSNRALQQAKRLLGLKKAGHTGSLDPLASGLLPLCFGEATKFSQFLLDADKVYRATFRLGVSTTTGDAEGEVLNTRSVRLVEDVLHRAMASLRGEILQVPPMYSALKHQGRPLYELAREGIEIIREPRRVRIHRFDLLAMGEDTLDVEVACSKGTYIRSLAVDLGEILGCGAHVSALRRLASGPFRIEQALTLDELALAGPAAAGMLLAVDQVLSHLPAVFLDEAEARAIVLGQKLRQPGGETFSGAVRLYGPDKVFLGLGEAAGEGRIAPRRLLQQISCCGNKGPHVQ, from the coding sequence ATGGCGTTGGCGCCGGAGCAGGTTGTGAAGGACGGTATCCTGCTGCTGGACAAGCCGCTGGGCATCAGTTCCAACCGGGCATTGCAGCAGGCCAAGCGCCTTCTGGGGCTGAAGAAGGCCGGGCACACCGGCAGTCTCGATCCGCTGGCCAGTGGTCTGTTGCCCCTGTGTTTTGGTGAGGCGACCAAGTTCTCGCAGTTTCTGCTGGACGCCGACAAGGTGTACCGGGCCACATTCAGGCTTGGTGTGTCCACCACTACCGGGGATGCCGAAGGTGAGGTGCTGAACACCCGTTCGGTGCGACTGGTCGAGGATGTTCTGCACCGGGCCATGGCCAGCCTGCGAGGGGAAATCCTGCAGGTACCGCCGATGTATTCCGCCCTGAAGCATCAGGGACGGCCCTTGTACGAGCTGGCCCGCGAGGGCATCGAGATCATTCGTGAGCCGCGCCGGGTGCGAATTCACCGCTTCGACCTGCTTGCCATGGGCGAGGATACCCTCGACGTGGAAGTGGCCTGTTCCAAGGGAACCTATATCCGCAGCCTTGCTGTGGATCTGGGCGAAATCCTCGGTTGTGGCGCTCATGTCAGCGCCTTGCGGCGTCTGGCCTCCGGTCCTTTCCGGATCGAGCAGGCGCTGACGCTGGATGAGCTGGCCCTGGCAGGACCCGCTGCGGCGGGCATGCTGCTGGCAGTTGATCAGGTGCTTTCGCATCTGCCGGCGGTGTTTCTTGACGAGGCGGAGGCCAGGGCCATCGTGCTCGGTCAGAAGCTACGCCAGCCCGGTGGCGAAACGTTTTCAGGCGCCGTCCGGCTTTATGGTCCGGACAAGGTCTTTCTGGGCCTTGGAGAGGCTGCCGGGGAGGGTCGGATCGCGCCGCGGCGCCTGCTGCAGCAAATAAGCTGTTGTGGGAACAAGGGGCCGCACGTACAATAA
- the rpsO gene encoding 30S ribosomal protein S15 — protein sequence MAMSAETKAGVVQNYQTHPGDTGSPEVQVALLTARIEDLSGHFKAHSHDHHSRQGLLKMVGQRRKLLDYLRRTDVNRYRSLIERLGLRK from the coding sequence ATGGCGATGAGCGCCGAAACCAAAGCTGGCGTGGTACAGAATTATCAGACGCATCCGGGCGATACCGGATCTCCGGAAGTGCAGGTTGCCCTGTTGACCGCGCGGATCGAGGATCTGTCGGGTCATTTCAAGGCCCATAGCCATGATCATCATTCCCGTCAGGGCTTGTTGAAAATGGTTGGCCAGCGTCGCAAGCTGCTCGATTATCTTCGGCGTACGGATGTGAATCGCTATCGTAGCCTGATCGAGCGTCTGGGCCTGCGCAAATAA
- the pnp gene encoding polyribonucleotide nucleotidyltransferase codes for MARQADGAVLVSLDDTVVLVTAVGRKEVKPGQDFFPLTVNYQEKSFAAGKIPGGFFKREGRPSEKETLTSRLTDRPLRPLFPKGFLNEVQVIATVLSVDQNNDPDIPAMIGASAALAISGLPFDGPIGAARVGYVNDEFVLNPTYAQLADSRMDLVVAGTRDAVIMVESEASELPEDLMLEAILFGHREMQSVIELIQQLAAEAGKPRWEWQPAPKDESLQAELVARASAAVTEAYGIREKQARHARLEQIREELVAELAPEDAARAEAVRKEFHSLEKSVVRGRILAGQPRIDGRDTRTVRPISIDVGVLPRTHGSALFTRGETQAMVVATLGTKHDQQIIDALQGEMRERFMLHYNFPPYSTGETGMVGSPKRREIGHGRLAKRAVAQVLPSESEFPYAMRVVSEILESNGSSSMASVCGASLALMDAAVPIKAPVAGIAMGLIKDGDKFAVLTDILGDEDHLGDMDFKVAGTARGVTALQMDIKIQGITREILSQALAQAQEGRMHILGKMNEALPHARTDLSMHAPRIISMRINPEKIRDVIGPGGKIIRGIIEETGASIDIQDDGTVQIASVDGEAGMAARRRIELITADVEVGRIYEGKVVKIMDFGAFVNILPGRDGLVHISEISNERVANVQDHLKEGDMIRVKVLEVDRQGKIKLSLKRVDA; via the coding sequence ATGGCTCGCCAGGCCGATGGCGCAGTATTGGTCAGCCTGGATGACACGGTCGTGCTGGTCACGGCAGTTGGCCGCAAGGAGGTCAAGCCTGGCCAGGATTTCTTTCCTCTGACCGTGAACTACCAGGAAAAGAGCTTTGCAGCCGGCAAGATCCCGGGCGGTTTCTTCAAGCGCGAAGGTCGGCCGAGCGAGAAGGAAACCCTGACCTCGCGCCTGACGGATCGTCCGCTGCGTCCGCTCTTCCCCAAGGGATTCCTCAACGAGGTGCAGGTCATCGCGACGGTGTTGTCCGTGGATCAGAACAATGATCCGGACATTCCCGCGATGATAGGCGCTTCCGCTGCGCTGGCGATCTCCGGTCTGCCCTTCGATGGTCCCATCGGCGCTGCCCGCGTGGGATACGTGAATGACGAATTCGTCCTGAATCCCACCTATGCGCAACTGGCCGATTCCCGGATGGACCTGGTAGTGGCAGGCACGCGTGATGCCGTGATCATGGTGGAATCCGAGGCCAGCGAGTTACCGGAAGACCTCATGCTGGAGGCGATTCTCTTCGGGCACCGGGAAATGCAGTCGGTGATCGAGCTGATCCAGCAGCTGGCGGCGGAAGCTGGCAAACCGCGCTGGGAATGGCAGCCTGCCCCGAAGGATGAGAGTCTGCAGGCCGAGCTGGTTGCCCGAGCCAGTGCGGCCGTGACCGAGGCCTATGGCATTCGCGAGAAGCAGGCCCGTCATGCGCGTCTCGAGCAGATCCGTGAGGAGCTCGTTGCGGAACTGGCGCCAGAGGATGCCGCGCGCGCGGAGGCCGTCCGCAAGGAATTCCACAGCCTGGAGAAGTCCGTGGTCCGGGGCCGCATCCTGGCCGGCCAGCCGCGCATCGATGGGCGCGATACCCGCACGGTGCGGCCGATCAGCATCGACGTTGGCGTGCTGCCGCGCACGCATGGTTCCGCACTCTTTACCCGCGGCGAGACTCAGGCCATGGTGGTGGCGACTCTCGGAACCAAGCACGATCAGCAGATCATCGATGCGCTGCAGGGGGAAATGCGTGAGCGGTTCATGCTGCACTACAATTTCCCGCCCTATTCCACCGGTGAAACGGGCATGGTGGGTAGCCCGAAACGGCGCGAAATCGGTCATGGTCGTCTGGCCAAGCGCGCGGTGGCCCAGGTCCTGCCCTCTGAATCCGAGTTTCCCTATGCGATGCGCGTCGTCTCGGAGATCCTGGAATCCAATGGATCGTCCAGCATGGCAAGCGTCTGCGGCGCCTCGCTGGCGCTGATGGATGCCGCGGTACCCATCAAGGCGCCGGTGGCGGGTATTGCCATGGGCCTGATCAAGGATGGTGACAAGTTCGCTGTCCTGACAGACATCCTGGGTGATGAAGATCATCTCGGTGACATGGATTTCAAGGTGGCCGGGACCGCCCGGGGCGTGACCGCCTTGCAGATGGACATCAAGATCCAGGGCATTACCCGCGAGATCCTGTCCCAGGCCCTGGCCCAGGCCCAGGAAGGCCGCATGCATATCCTGGGCAAGATGAATGAAGCCCTGCCGCATGCCCGCACGGACCTGTCCATGCATGCCCCACGCATCATCTCGATGCGCATCAACCCGGAAAAGATCCGCGACGTGATCGGGCCTGGCGGCAAGATCATCCGCGGGATCATCGAGGAAACCGGGGCATCCATCGATATCCAGGATGATGGCACCGTGCAGATTGCGTCGGTGGATGGGGAGGCTGGCATGGCTGCCCGCCGCCGCATCGAGCTGATCACGGCCGATGTCGAGGTTGGACGCATCTACGAAGGCAAGGTCGTGAAGATCATGGATTTCGGTGCCTTTGTGAATATCCTGCCTGGTCGAGATGGCCTGGTGCATATCTCTGAAATCAGCAATGAGCGCGTGGCCAACGTCCAGGATCACCTCAAGGAAGGTGACATGATCCGCGTCAAGGTGCTGGAAGTGGATCGCCAGGGCAAGATCAAGCTGAGCTTGAAGCGGGTGGATGCCTGA
- a CDS encoding pitrilysin family protein produces the protein MSAELYEELPYERTILENGVEVLSMPVPHARSVVLGFWLENGSRYQSPEEDGFAHLLEHMLFKGGDHLDAAALSDAMEPLGGNINAYTDRELTVYHATVLSEDLPAAFGILQELVVHASLPASELALEKRVVAQEAAMVAEDPEEWVQEELSRRMWGGHPLGWPILGRSSIIRRASRARLLDYYRRHYVGKRLKVVAAGQVDHATLLALAQQGLNALAAGDPVPGTEQPRFMPGRYRLKRQTLQAHLAWAAAGFAVDAPEYYVASMANLILGGSSGSRLFREIRERLGLAYSVYSQLEFYRDSGEWRIYAGANASDWQRCEQAVGAVLQTLIQEGPTPDEMERSRRHLRAQLLMSLEDVEARMSRLARQRIYLGRTVPVTESLAQLDAVRPEQISTLLRAQWANLCQIVCLPVSRRES, from the coding sequence ATGAGTGCGGAGTTGTATGAAGAATTGCCCTATGAACGGACGATTCTGGAAAATGGCGTTGAGGTCCTCTCGATGCCGGTACCACATGCGCGAAGCGTGGTGCTGGGCTTCTGGCTTGAAAACGGCAGCCGGTATCAATCCCCTGAGGAGGATGGCTTTGCGCATCTGTTGGAGCACATGCTTTTCAAGGGCGGCGATCATCTCGATGCGGCGGCTCTGAGCGACGCCATGGAACCGCTGGGGGGCAACATCAATGCCTACACGGACCGGGAGCTCACGGTATATCACGCCACCGTGCTGAGTGAGGATCTGCCGGCCGCCTTTGGCATCCTGCAGGAGCTGGTGGTGCATGCCTCGCTGCCGGCCAGTGAGCTGGCGCTGGAAAAGCGGGTGGTGGCCCAGGAGGCCGCCATGGTGGCCGAAGATCCCGAGGAATGGGTGCAGGAGGAACTGAGCCGGCGCATGTGGGGCGGTCATCCCCTGGGCTGGCCCATTCTGGGACGCAGCAGCATCATTCGGCGCGCCAGCCGGGCCCGGCTGCTGGATTATTACCGCCGTCACTATGTTGGAAAGCGACTGAAGGTGGTTGCGGCCGGTCAGGTGGATCATGCGACACTGCTGGCACTGGCACAACAGGGTCTCAATGCCTTGGCAGCTGGAGATCCGGTGCCCGGTACCGAGCAGCCGCGCTTCATGCCCGGGCGATATCGTCTGAAACGCCAGACCCTGCAGGCGCATCTGGCCTGGGCCGCTGCGGGCTTTGCCGTGGATGCGCCCGAATATTATGTGGCGAGCATGGCCAATCTGATTCTGGGCGGAAGCAGTGGCAGCCGGCTGTTTCGCGAGATCCGCGAGCGTCTGGGGCTGGCCTACTCGGTATACTCCCAGTTGGAGTTCTACCGGGATTCGGGTGAGTGGCGGATTTATGCGGGAGCCAATGCCAGTGACTGGCAGCGATGCGAGCAGGCAGTTGGGGCCGTATTGCAGACGCTCATTCAGGAGGGGCCGACGCCAGATGAGATGGAGCGCTCCCGGCGTCATCTGCGTGCCCAGCTCCTCATGAGCCTGGAGGATGTCGAGGCGCGGATGTCGCGCCTGGCGCGTCAGCGCATTTATCTTGGCAGGACCGTGCCGGTGACCGAATCACTGGCGCAACTCGATGCGGTGCGGCCGGAGCAGATCAGCACTCTCCTGCGGGCACAATGGGCGAACCTCTGTCAGATCGTTTGCCTGCCAGTCAGTCGCCGCGAGAGCTAG
- the gloB gene encoding hydroxyacylglutathione hydrolase gives MVNVDLLPAFADNYIFCFRAGGSGVFIVDPGDAGPVHDYLQKTGHAPAAILVTHHHADHVGGVRELAAHYAIPVYGPRQRTPGLTHPLSAGRQLIEGIPMEVIAVPGHTLDHVAYLVEDALFCGDTLFSAGCGRLFEGTPAQMHDSLERLGSLPGDTRVYCAHEYTLSNLRFARHVEPDNAALLDREREVSSIRKAGLPSIPSRMDIEQDGNPFLRTRIAAVQKAARTFDPSCDITDPVAVFAALRRWKDQF, from the coding sequence ATGGTAAATGTCGATCTACTGCCCGCTTTTGCGGACAACTACATCTTTTGCTTTCGGGCCGGCGGTTCGGGTGTATTCATCGTCGATCCCGGCGATGCCGGTCCGGTACATGACTATCTGCAAAAGACCGGACATGCACCCGCGGCCATTCTTGTCACGCATCACCATGCCGATCACGTGGGCGGCGTGCGTGAGCTTGCTGCTCACTATGCTATCCCGGTTTATGGTCCACGCCAACGGACCCCAGGACTGACCCATCCCCTCTCGGCAGGCAGACAGCTCATCGAAGGCATCCCCATGGAGGTCATCGCGGTACCCGGCCATACCCTGGATCATGTGGCTTACCTGGTCGAGGATGCCCTGTTCTGCGGCGACACCCTGTTCTCCGCCGGCTGTGGCCGGCTCTTCGAAGGCACGCCGGCGCAGATGCACGACAGCCTCGAACGCCTCGGCAGCCTGCCAGGCGATACCCGAGTGTACTGTGCCCACGAATATACATTGTCCAATCTACGATTCGCCCGGCATGTCGAGCCAGACAATGCCGCGCTTTTGGACCGCGAGCGAGAAGTCAGCTCGATACGCAAGGCCGGCCTGCCCAGCATCCCTTCCCGCATGGACATCGAGCAAGACGGCAATCCGTTCCTGCGCACCCGGATTGCAGCGGTTCAGAAAGCCGCCCGGACCTTTGATCCGTCATGCGACATCACTGACCCTGTCGCCGTCTTTGCCGCCCTGCGCCGCTGGAAGGATCAGTTCTAG